The Arcobacter roscoffensis genome segment TCATAAATACAATGATTTGTAAATAAGACTTTAAGTAATGATACACATCTTCCATCCGCTGTATAAGTATGACAAATTCCGCTTTTATGAGTAGCTCCTAATTCACCTGTTTTATAGTTACTATCACTTCCACTTGAACTACATGAAACATCATATTTTGCCGAATCTGCTAAGACTTCCATCTTTTTGTATATACTATTTTTCATTTTGCAATTTTAGTATAAAAAACTACATACACTTAAAAATATTTCAAATTGTAATATAATATTTTCAATACCTATTTCTTAATTATTTATAGAAATTGACATGAAATTTGTAAGTTTCACTATTCAAATAGTGTATTTTTTATTCTATAATACATAAATTAAAAAATTAAAGGAAATTTCTATGAGTTTTACATACGATTATTATAACCCAACAACTATTCACTTTGGAAAAGGAAAAATTGAAGCTATAACTAAACATATCCCAAAAGACAATAAAGTCTTGATAGTTTACGGTGGTGGTTCTATCAAAAAAAATGGAGTTTACGACCAAGTTGTAAAAGCACTTGAATCTTATGAATTCTTTGAGTTTAGTGGAGTTGAAGCAAATCCAACTTATGAGACTATGAACAAAGCAGTTGAAGTAATAAAAGAAAATAACATCGATTTTGTACTTGCTGTTGGTGGTGGTTCTGTTATAGATGGATGTAAGTATTTAATTGCTGCTTCACAATATGAAGGTGATGCATGGGACTTTTTAGATGGAAGTGCTCAAGTTGAAAAAGCTTTACCCTTAGGTGTTGTTTTAACTTTAGCAGCAACTGGGAGCGAATCAAATACAGGTGCAGTTCTTACAAAAAGAGAAACAAATGAAAAAAGATTTTTCCACTCAGTTTTATCATTTCCAAAATTTGCAGTTTTAGATCCAAGTGTTATGGCTTCGTTAAGTGATAAGCAACTTGCAAATGGCTTAGTTGATGCTTTTGTTCATACATGTGAGCAGTATATTACAAAAGCAAATACATCACTTTTACATGATGGTTATGCTCAAACTATTTTAAAAGGCTTAGTAACACTAGCTAATGACTGGGAAAATAGAAGAGAACTAGTTTGGTTAGAAAACTTAATGCTTCTAGCAAATCAAGCCTTAAATGGTTTTATCGGAACTGGTGTAACACAAGATTGGGCTACACACTTTATAGGACATGAATTAACAGCTTATTATGGAATAGATCATGCAAGAACACTTGCAATTGTTCAACCTTCACTTTTAAGAGTGTTAAAAGAAGATAAAAAAGACAAAATCCTAAAAATGGGAACAGAGGTTTTTAATATAAATGAAGATGAAGAAGCTGTTATTAAAGCTATTGAAAACCTATATGAAAAAGTAGGGATTTCAACAAATCTAAATGATTATGAAATTGATGATAAAGTGATTGAAAATGTACTTTCAGGACTTAAAATACATGGAATGACAGCTATTGGTGAAAATGCTAATATCACACTAGAAACAAGTGAAAAAATCTTAAAAATGTCTATGAAGTAGATTCTGTAAAATAAATTCTTGCCTAAAGAGCTATTTTAGCCTCTTTAGGTGGATATCCAAAATACTTTTTAAAATCTTTTGAAAACTGTGATACTGACTCATATCCAACTGCATAAGCTGTATTATTAACTTGCATATTCTTCTGTTCTATAAAATCTTTTGCTTTGTTTAATCTGATTTTTTTAATATATTGAAGGGGAGAATAAGATGTGATATTTTTAAAGTGAGTATGAAAAGATGAAACACTCATATCCTCTTGCTTTGCTAAAGTAGGAATGTCTAAAGGTTGATTAAAATTATCATGAATACTTTTTAAAGATTTTGATATTTTAGCTTCTTGTTTTTGTTTTAAAAACATTTTATGTAAAAAATGAGAATTACTATTTGTGGCAATTCTGTAGTACAATTCTTTTAAAATTGACTCACCTAAAATAGCTGATTCTTCTTTTGATTTAAGTGTTTTTAAAAGTCTTAAAACTATATCCTCTATTTGAGGAGTTACACTATCTTGAAATACTCCCATTTGTATTGTCTTACAGTTCTTAGCTTCTTGGTTACTAAGTGATGAAATAATATCAAACATCATCTTTTTATCAATATCAATGGCTAAGCAAATAAAAGGCTCTTCTTTTGAAGCATAAGTCTCACACTCAAAAGGAAGACTAATAGGAACTACTAAATAGTTATCTTTGTTGTACTCAAAACTCTTATTTGGTAAATATCCAAGTTTCTTACCTTGCAGTACTAAAATCAAACAAAACTCATAAGTTAATGGTTGTCTTTTTGAATAATCAATTGTCTTAAAAAGTTTCACGCTATTTATATTTGTTTGATTTATTAACTCATTTTTAATAAGTTTATTTGCTTCTTGTAATATTTCTTTATTCATTTGTAAATATTAATCCTTAAATGTATCTCTAATTTTTAGAAAATCATCTAAATTATCAAAGAAAATATCTATAAGCTTTGGATCGAAATGCTTAGCTTTTTCTTCTTTAAATAATTTAAATATCTTTTCATCTTCCCAAGCTTTTTTATAGCACCTATCACTACCTAATGCATCAAATACATCTGCTAAAGCTGTAATTCTTCCATAAATATGTATTTCCTCACCTTTTAAACCATTAGGGTAGCCTGTACCATCCCACTTTTCGTGGTGTTGTAATGATACTATGGCAGCTGTTCTTAAAAGAGGTCTTGGTGAATGTTTTAACATATCATAGCCTAGTTTCGCATGTGTATTCATTATTTTTCTTTCATTATCATCAAATCTACCAGGTTTATTTAAAATAGAATCAGGAATAGCAACTTTTCCTATATCGTGCATAGGGCTTGCTTGTTTTAAAAGTTCAGCTTCTTTTTTACCTAAACCATATTTTAAAGCTAATAGTTTAGAATATTCAGCAACTCTTTTTACATGATTTCCTGTTTCTTTACTTCTACTTTCACCAATTGAGCCCATTGTAAAAACAACTTCTTTTTGAGTGTTTTCAATCTCATTATTTAAACTTCTTATTTCTTCTAAGCCTTTATTTACTTCATCTTCAATTTGTTCAAAACTCATAACTACATTCTTGTTAACTTTTATTGATAATATTAAAATAAATAATACTGTAAGAACTAAAATAAATAGCACAGTATAATAAAATTTATCAATAAAACTTTCAGATAATCTATCAATATTGTTTTTAGTTTCATTTAAAAGTTTTGTATTTTTATCTACAATAGAAAATATTTCATTTTCTAAAAAGAGTTCTTTGTTTTTAATCTCATTTAATTGTATTGAGTATAACCCAATCATCTTTGCAGTTTTGTAGTACTCATTAACTAAGTGATTGTTATCAATAAAACTTAATTCATTTAGCTTTTCAATTTCTTTTAACCACTTATTTAAATACCTTGAATTTTTATGTTGAAAAAGTGTTTCTTTACTATAATATTTTATATTAGATAAAGTTTTGTAACTTTTTATATCTTTACGCTTTTCAATAATTCTTTCAATCTTATTTCTTTGAAGATTTTCATTTGGGTATTTTTTAGCAAAAAGATTTGTAAGCTCAATCTTTTTTGTTTGTATCTTGATAATTTCATCAAAATATTTTTCAATTGTTTTTTCGCTCTTTGAGATTTTTTCAAGATTGATTTTTATTTCATCATATTTATGAATATCTTTTATGAAGTTGTCTATAAAGTCTTTAGTAGTGTCGTTTTTAAATATATCTAGTATCTCTTCAAATTGAAGTTCAAAGCTTACAAAGTCATTTTTGATTTTTTTGATTTCATTTATTGTTTTAGTATTTAGTAAGTCTTTTACTAAACTATTCATTTTATGTTGCGTATAAACTAAATTTGAGATATTACTCTTTGTTTCATTATTTTCTTTTACTTGATAAAGAGTTAAACTATTAATCATAAATATTACTATTATTGAGAAAATAATTATTAAAAAACTAAACTTTACTTTTTTCTTTATATTCATCACTTAACCTTTAAAATATATTTTAACTATTGTTCCAGTATTTACTTCACTTGTTAACTTGATACTTCCATTGTGGATTTTTACTATTTTTTTACAAATAGCCATTCCAAGTCCTGTTCCACCTGAATTTTTGTTTCTACTTTTATCTGTTCTGTAAAACTCTTCAAATATTCTTTCTTGTTCATCTTTAGCAATTCCAATGCCACTATCCTCAACGCTAATTACAGTTGAGTCATTTTCTTTATAGCAAGAAATCTTTACAATACTTTTTTCAAAACTAAAATTAATAGCATTTTTAATTAGATTTTTAACAGCTATTTTCAATAAAGATGCATGACCTTTGATTTGACTCATATTAGTAATATTTGTTTTTAGTTGTATATTTTTTGACAGGGCATAAGACTTTAACTCTTCCACAGATTCCAAGGTAATTTCATCAAGATATATATCAGTATAATTATCAGAAATTGCAGTGTCATTTTTCGCTAAAAATAGTAAATCATCAATAGTATTTTGAATTCTAAGTACTTCATCTAAACATACTTCTAAACTGTTTTTGTACTCTTCCTTATCTCTATCTTTTCGAAGAGCTATTTCTATTTCACCTCTTATAATCGTAAGTGGAGTTTTAAGTTCATGGGATGCATCACTACTAAACTGATTTATTTTTTTAAATGATATTTCCAATCTTTGAAGCAAGTTATTTATTTCATCAATTAATAAATCAACTTCATCATTACTATGAAGTTTTTTGACTCTTTGTGATAAATCAGAAGCATTTATTGATTTTAGACTATTTAGTATTTCTTCTATGGGTTTAAATGATTTATATATTAAAAAATATCCCCCAGTAATAGAGAAAACAAGAACAATTGGTATTATAAAAATAAGTATATAAAAAAGATTTTCAAGGGTTGAATTTAGTATCTTATAATCTGTAGCAACTTGTAGAATATACTCTTTATTTTTTATATTAAATACAATGTTTCCTACTATATAGTCGTTTAACTCTTTAAAAACAATTTTATCTTTTTGTAATTCATCTTGAAAAACTTTTATATTTGATGGGAAACTAGTAGTATTGATTATTTTTTTGTCTCTGTTGTTTTCAACTAATCTTATATATAAAGGAGAAAAGTTATACTCTTTTTCTTCATTATATAAATCAAACTGAAGATTAGACTCGTGGTCTAATATATCATCTACAACATCCAAAATTATAACTTTTAAAGAAGTTTGCATTTTATCTAAAGTCGAAATTTTAAGGGTTTTATAGATTGATAAAGATAGTACAATCAAGATTATAAATTGAATTATTATATTATAAAATAAAAGCTTTTTCTTTATTGATAGATTAGTCATCACTTATTTTAAACCCCATTCCTCTTACTGTTTTAATAAGTTTTTTCTCAAAAGGTTTGTCTATTTTATTTCTTAATCTATAAATATATACATTTATGATATTACTTATATTACTATCTTCCATATTACTTAATGAAGATAAAATAACACTTTCCGATAAGACCTTATTTTTGTTTCTAACTAAATATTCTAGTAAAGAAAACTCCTTAGCTGTTAATTCTATTTTTTTACCCGCTCTTTGTATATTTTTTGTTAGTAAATCAAGTTGTAAATCATCAATAGCAAGTAAAGTTGTTTGAGTTTCAGTCTTAAGTCTTAATTGAACTCTAATTCGAGCTAAAAGTTCATTAAAAGAAAAAGGTTTAGGAAGATAATCATTAGCACCAATATCAAGACCTTTTATCGTATCTTCTGTGCTATTTTTTGCAGTAAGCATAATAATTGGGGTGTTAATATTTTGTGTTCTTAATGTTTTACAAACTTCAATGCCATCTTTTATAGGAAGCATTATATCAAGCAATATCACATCATAATCATTTACAGAAGCTAAGTAAATTCCTTCTTCGCCATCTAAACAATAATCAACACTATAAGACTCTTCTTCAAGACCTTTTTTCAAAAAATTTACTATTTTTATATCATCTTCAACTATTAAAACTTTCATAAATATCCTAATTCTTTTTAGTTATAAAAATTATATTATAAAAATATGAATATAAAATGAATACTATTAATAAATAAGATTTATTAGGCTTATTTCACTATCAGCTTTGTATCTAAAATCAACTCCCCAAGTACCGATTCCTTTATTTACATAAATTGCAGTTTTATCTATATAATGAAGTCCATATAAAAAAGGCTGGAACAATTTTACAATATAATGAAAAGGGTATATTTGACCACCATGGGTATGTCCACATAAAAATAGATCTATATAATTTTTTGTAGCATATTCATAATCCTTTGGTTGGTGAGCTAGAAGAATAGAGTTTTCATATTTACTAAGAGTAT includes the following:
- a CDS encoding AraC family transcriptional regulator; translated protein: MNKEILQEANKLIKNELINQTNINSVKLFKTIDYSKRQPLTYEFCLILVLQGKKLGYLPNKSFEYNKDNYLVVPISLPFECETYASKEEPFICLAIDIDKKMMFDIISSLSNQEAKNCKTIQMGVFQDSVTPQIEDIVLRLLKTLKSKEESAILGESILKELYYRIATNSNSHFLHKMFLKQKQEAKISKSLKSIHDNFNQPLDIPTLAKQEDMSVSSFHTHFKNITSYSPLQYIKKIRLNKAKDFIEQKNMQVNNTAYAVGYESVSQFSKDFKKYFGYPPKEAKIAL
- a CDS encoding response regulator transcription factor, which encodes MKVLIVEDDIKIVNFLKKGLEEESYSVDYCLDGEEGIYLASVNDYDVILLDIMLPIKDGIEVCKTLRTQNINTPIIMLTAKNSTEDTIKGLDIGANDYLPKPFSFNELLARIRVQLRLKTETQTTLLAIDDLQLDLLTKNIQRAGKKIELTAKEFSLLEYLVRNKNKVLSESVILSSLSNMEDSNISNIINVYIYRLRNKIDKPFEKKLIKTVRGMGFKISDD
- a CDS encoding sensor histidine kinase, producing MTNLSIKKKLLFYNIIIQFIILIVLSLSIYKTLKISTLDKMQTSLKVIILDVVDDILDHESNLQFDLYNEEKEYNFSPLYIRLVENNRDKKIINTTSFPSNIKVFQDELQKDKIVFKELNDYIVGNIVFNIKNKEYILQVATDYKILNSTLENLFYILIFIIPIVLVFSITGGYFLIYKSFKPIEEILNSLKSINASDLSQRVKKLHSNDEVDLLIDEINNLLQRLEISFKKINQFSSDASHELKTPLTIIRGEIEIALRKDRDKEEYKNSLEVCLDEVLRIQNTIDDLLFLAKNDTAISDNYTDIYLDEITLESVEELKSYALSKNIQLKTNITNMSQIKGHASLLKIAVKNLIKNAINFSFEKSIVKISCYKENDSTVISVEDSGIGIAKDEQERIFEEFYRTDKSRNKNSGGTGLGMAICKKIVKIHNGSIKLTSEVNTGTIVKIYFKG
- a CDS encoding iron-containing alcohol dehydrogenase, producing MSFTYDYYNPTTIHFGKGKIEAITKHIPKDNKVLIVYGGGSIKKNGVYDQVVKALESYEFFEFSGVEANPTYETMNKAVEVIKENNIDFVLAVGGGSVIDGCKYLIAASQYEGDAWDFLDGSAQVEKALPLGVVLTLAATGSESNTGAVLTKRETNEKRFFHSVLSFPKFAVLDPSVMASLSDKQLANGLVDAFVHTCEQYITKANTSLLHDGYAQTILKGLVTLANDWENRRELVWLENLMLLANQALNGFIGTGVTQDWATHFIGHELTAYYGIDHARTLAIVQPSLLRVLKEDKKDKILKMGTEVFNINEDEEAVIKAIENLYEKVGISTNLNDYEIDDKVIENVLSGLKIHGMTAIGENANITLETSEKILKMSMK